From the genome of Winogradskyella forsetii, one region includes:
- a CDS encoding DUF3098 domain-containing protein: protein MGEQKRKEDSKSEFIFGKKNYKFLFIGLAFIVIGFILMSGGGSDDPNVFDESIYSWRRIRLAPTLVLIGFGIQVYAILLNPNKASKK, encoded by the coding sequence ATGGGAGAACAAAAACGTAAGGAAGATTCTAAATCTGAATTCATCTTCGGGAAGAAAAACTATAAATTCTTATTCATCGGTTTGGCATTTATTGTCATCGGTTTTATCCTTATGTCTGGTGGAGGCAGTGACGACCCAAATGTTTTTGACGAATCTATTTACAGTTGGAGACGTATTCGACTAGCACCTACTTTGGTCTTGATTGGCTTTGGTATTCAGGTGTATGCCATTCTCTTAAACCCGAATAAAGCATCCAAAAAATAA